From the genome of Papaver somniferum cultivar HN1 chromosome 2, ASM357369v1, whole genome shotgun sequence, one region includes:
- the LOC113352408 gene encoding uncharacterized protein LOC113352408 translates to MVSKCLSSTFSDVDNNSELIRADRDSYETDGKEIVKPLLSDGWENVFDDPNKLFRGGVYAVRLACQKYCLKTGYRVTKDKKYVGRHTCGAGVKLRSLKYRRSWYNNLIHDRVMHNPLIKPREIEDYIKVGAGVNIKYHHAYHGLERSHHEIFGNDVKSYSDLVWWVNSLKETNPGSYVDFQFNHATQTFERLFIAIGACIEGFYPLAFALVPGEDVDNWDWFMCNLSNIVDDRPITFMSDRHEGLLRAIPKHFPTSHHGYCYYHLQGNLPIRKSDEKYKEVMACFKKATYALTPARYEEALIEMELMGRPGVAESFNNWVFFLFHS, encoded by the exons atggtgtCAAAGTGCCT TTCCTCTACATTCAGCGACGTCGACAACAATTCAGAACTGATTAGGGCAGATAGAGATAGTTATGAAActgatggaaaagaaattgttaaACCTCTTCTGTCCGATGGGTGGGAGAATGTTTTTGATGATCCGAACAAGCTTTTTCGTGGTGGTGTTTATGCTGTTCGGTTGGCCTGTCAAAAGTATTGTTTGAAGACTGGGTATCGCGTAACAAAG GATAAAAAGTATGTTGGGAGGCACACTTGTGGAGCTGGTGTGAAGTTGAGAAGTCTAAAGTATCGAAGAAGCTGGTACAACAACCTTATTCATGATCGTGTGATGCACAACCCACTTATCAAGCCtcgcgaaattgaagattatataaaagttGGTGCTGGTGTTAATATCAAATATCACCATGCATATCATGGTTTGGAGCGGTCACATCATGAAATTTTTGGGAATGATGTAAAGTCTTATTCTGATCTGGTTTGgtgggtgaattcattgaaagAAACAAATCCTGGCTCTTATGTGGATTTTCAGTTTAACCATGCAACTCAGACATTTGAAAGGTTATTCATTGCAATAGGCGCTTGTATTGAAG GTTTTTATCCGCTAGCCTTTGCATTGGTCCCAGGAGAGGATGTTGACAATTGGGATTGGTTTATGTGCAATCTTAGCAACATTGTCGATGACCGTCCTATCACCTTTATGTCTGATCGTCATGAAGGATTGTTGAGGGCTATTCCTAAACACTTTCCTACTTCCCATCATGGCTATTGTTACTACCACTTGCAAGGAAACTTACCAATCAGGAAATCGGACGAGAAGTACAAAGAAGTTATGGCTTGTTTCAAAAAAGCAACTTATGCTCTCACACCAGCAAGATATGAAGAAGCACTAATAGAAATGGAGTTAATGGGAAGGCCTGGGGTTGCTGAGTCCTTCAATAATTGG GTGTTCTTTTTGTTCCATTCATAG